In Yarrowia lipolytica chromosome 1F, complete sequence, a genomic segment contains:
- a CDS encoding uncharacterized protein (Compare to YALI0F07689g, no similarity) produces MRVCKLTAHPSPEVNFLSSTTFAMARTHLLRLVRFRALHSSATVGQANRRHLDRLANFGATVSKLEELVPSLLQHSLPHEMLSNSVCLKFYFGQSRDMNYSDEHQLFGYTEGQEGEDFVREVGRRQQRHKDDTANNDANNDSGPLRISLPHARGKPAYTTCWKVLQWIATSYVRTDTQIQITKMTLHPPQNDDSSSNGRIVIKWCTVDTDADQWVGGGGGYGAAFYCSELDHLKPVPVHVNNNNNNGPESHTVHMSPTEPTSYPISSYIPRIGLSFGKLLDSGPSEHILSGIFIFDLTEDCDLIQTHIVDNVEVIREKEARDALKLA; encoded by the coding sequence ATGCGTGTCTGCAAACTAACAGCccatccatctccagaggTGAACTTTTTGAGCTCAACCACATTTGCCATGGCACGGACACATCTGCTCCGACTGGTGCGTTTTAGAGCGTTGCACAGCTCCGCCACGGTAGGTCAGGCCAACCGACGCCACCTGGACCGCCTGGCCAACTTTGGAGCCACAGTctccaagctggaggagctggtgcCATCTCTACTACAACACTCTCTGCCACACGAAATGCTGTCCAATTCCGTGTGCCTCAAGTTCTACTTTGGCCAGTCGCGCGACATGAACTACTCGGACGAACACCAGCTCTTTGGCTACACAGAGGGCCAGGAGGGCGAGGATTTCGTGCGGGAGGTGGGCAGgcgacagcagcgacaCAAGGACGACACCGCCAACAACGACGCAAACAACGACAGCGGACCTCTGAGAATCAGCCTGCCACATGCCAGGGGAAAACCAGCCTATACCACGTGCTGGAAAGTGCTGCAATGGATCGCCACGTCGTATGTGAGAACCGATACCCAGATACAGATCACCAAGATGACCCTTCATCCGCCCCAGAACGACGACTCGTCCTCCAACGGGCGAATAGTCATCAAATGGTGCACTGTAGATACCGATGCCGACCAGTGGGtaggcggaggaggaggctatGGAGCTGCATTTTATTGTTCCGAACTGGACCACCTTAAACCGGTGCCGGTTCATGTcaataacaacaacaataaTGGACCAGAGAGTCACACGGTGCACATGTCTCCTACCGAACCCACAAGCTATCCGATTTCATCGTACATTCCGCGAATTGGACTGTCGTTCggcaagctgctggactcTGGACCTTCAGAGCACATTTTGTCAGGCATCTTCATTTTCGACCTGACCGAGGACTGTGACCTCATTCAAACACACATTGTGGATAACGTGGAGGTCATTAGAGAGAAGGAAGCACGAGACGCTCTTAAGTTGGCTTGA
- a CDS encoding uncharacterized protein (Compare to YALI0F07711g, similar to Saccharomyces cerevisiae PGI1 (YBR196C); ancestral locus Anc_8.547, highly similar to uniprot|P12709 Saccharomyces cerevisiae YBR196c PGI1 glucose-6-phosphate isomerase), with protein sequence MAQSFTTFKQASDLPAWQKLQTLYDSKGKSLPVKQLFKEDPERFNKLSHTFTNFDDSKILFDFSKNIVDDEILAQLVELAKEANVYGLRDELFEGDKINFTENRAVFHPALRNRANVAMDVDDKNVAPEVDDVLAHMKEFSEQVRSGEWKGYTGKEITDIVNIGIGGSDLGPVMVSEALKPYAKKGLRAHFVSNIDGTSIAEEVIKQLNPETTLFLIASKTFTTAETITNATSAKTWFLETAKDTKHVAKHFVALSTNKEKVVEFGIDEANMFPFASWVGGRYSVWSSIGLSVAIYVGFDHFNDFLKGAEAVDKHFKEAPPEKNIPLLGGLLSVWYNNFFNAQTHLIAPFDQYLHRFPAYLQQLSMESNGKGVTRSNEYVKYSTGPVLFGEPATNAQHSFFQLVHQGTKLIPADFILAAQSHNPIDHNLHQRMLASNFFAQSEALMVGKTQEQVEAEGTPADLVPHKIFLGNRPTTSILTQLITPATLGALIAYYEWVTFTEGAVWNINSFDQWGVELGKALAKKIQPELENKSEIDAHDGSTNGLINQYKAWAA encoded by the coding sequence atggcTCAGTCCTTCACGACCTTCAAGCAGGCCTCCGACCTTCCCGCGTGGCAGAAGCTCCAGACGCTCTATGACTCCAAGGGCAAGTCGCTGCCCGTCAAGCAGCtgttcaaggaggaccCCGAGCGGTTCAACAAGCTGTCGCATACCTTCACCAACTTTGATGACTCCAAGATTCTGTTTGATTTCTCCAAAAACATTGTCGacgacgagattctggcccagctggtggagctggccaaggaggccaacgTCTATGGCCTGCGAgacgagctgtttgagggcgacaagatcaacttCACAGAGAACCGAGCCGTTTTCCACCCCGCTCTGCGAAACCGAGCCAACGTGGCCATGGACGTGGACGACAAGAATGTCGCTCCCGAGGTCGACGACGTGCTTGCTCACATGAAGGAGTTCTCCGAGCAGGTCCGAAGCGGCGAGTGGAAGGGTTACACCGGCAAGGAGATCACTGATATCGTCAACATTGGTATCGGAGGCTCCGATCTCGGCCCCGTCATGGTCTCCGAGGCCCTCAAGCCTtacgccaagaagggtcTGCGAGCTCACTTTGTGTCCAACATTGATGGTACCTCCATTGCTGAGGAGGTCATTAAGCAGCTCAACCCCGAGACCACCCTGTTCCTGATTGCCTCCAAGACCTTCACCACCGCtgagaccatcaccaacgccaCCTCGGCCAAGACCTGGTTCCTGGAGACCGCCAAGGACACTAAGCACGTGGCCAAGCACTTTGTTGCTCTCTCTaccaacaaggagaaggttGTCGAGTTCGGCATCGATGAGGCCAACATGTTTCCTTTTGCCTCTTGGGTTGGAGGCCGATACTCGGTCTGGTCCTCCATTGGACTGTCAGTCGCCATCTACGTTGGCTTTGACCACTTCAATGACTTCCTCAAGGGTGCCGAGGCTGTTGACAAGCACTTCAAGGAGGCTCCTCCCGAGAAGAACATCCCCCTGCTCGGCGGTCTACTGTCCGTTTGGTACAacaacttcttcaacgCTCAGACTCACCTCATTGCTCCCTTTGACCAGTACCTGCACCGATTCCCTGCCTacctgcagcagctgtcCATGGAGTCCAACGGTAAGGGCGTGACCCGATCCAACGAGTACGTCAAGTACTCCACTGGACCCGTTCTGTTTGGTGAGCCCGCCACCAACGCCCAgcactccttcttccagctGGTTCACCAGGGTACTAAGCTCATCCCCGCCGACTTCATTCTGGCCGCACAGTCCCACAACCCCATCGACCACAACCTGCACCAGCGAATGCTGGCTTCCAACTTCTTTGCCCAGTCTGAGGCTCTGATGGTTGGCAAGACCCAGGAGCAGGTTGAGGCCGAGGGCACCCCCGCCGACCTTGTTCCCCACAAGATCTTCCTGGGCAACCGacccaccacctccattcTCACCCAGCTCATTACCCCCGCCACCCTTGGCGCTCTGATTGCTTACTACGAGTGGGTCACCTTTACCGAGGGTGCCGTGTGGAACATCAACTCCTTTGACCAGTGGGGagttgagcttggaaaggctctggccaagaagatccagcccgagctggagaacaAGTCTGAGATTGATGCTCACGACGGATCCACTAACGGTCTGATCAACCAGTACAAGGCTTGGGCCGCTTGA
- a CDS encoding uncharacterized protein (Compare to YALI0F07733g, similar to Saccharomyces cerevisiae GPI8 (YDR331W); ancestral locus Anc_5.375, similar to uniprot|P49018 Saccharomyces cerevisiae YDR331w GPI8 essential for GPI anchor attachment (GPI transamidase)) has protein sequence MRIQVSLFLATFVALFTFVSAQVHTGDADEAAEKAQQFFANQTTEEGSHTNNWAVLVSTSRFWFNYRHMANVLSMYRTVKRLGIPDSQIILMLSDDVSCNPRNTFPGTVYNNADRVIDLYGDQIEVDYRGYEVTVENFLRLLTDRWDEGVPRSKRLLTDENSNVFIYMTGHGGNEFLKFQDAEEIGAFDIAHAFAQMWEKKRYNELFFMIDTCQANTMYSRFYSPNILAVGSSKYDESSYSHHADVDVGVAVIDRFTYYNLEFLEQMDQTSNVTLQALFESYDPVVIHSEPGIRTDLFKRDLDKVKITDFLGSVQRVTVDTDEPQASILDNIKPAEVVIDKGFEGFPKLNLDDIPIKETLTTVSRIAIPLAAAYLTRRFQTKWSVDK, from the coding sequence atgaGAATACAAGTGTCGTTATTTCTGGCGACGTTTGTGGCTCTGTTCACGTTTGTGTCCGCGCAGGTGCACACTGGTGATGCCGATGAAGCCGCAGAGAAGGCCCAGCAGTTCTTCGCTAACCAGACCACTGAGGAGGGCTCTCATACCAACAACTGGGCCGTGCTAGTTTCCACGTCACGGTTCTGGTTCAACTACAGACACATGGCCAATGTTCTGTCCATGTACCGAACCGTCAAGCGACTTGGTATCCCGGACTCGCAGATCATTCTCATGTTGTCGGATGACGTGTCGTGCAATCCGCGAAACACCTTCCCCGGTACCGTCTACAACAACGCGGACCGAGTGATCGACCTCTACGGAGACCAGATCGAGGTCGATTACAGAGGCTACGAGGTGACTGTGGAGAACTTTCTGCGTCTGCTGACCGACCGATGGGACGAGGGAGTGCCCCGATCTAAGCGACTGCTCACAGACGAAAACTCCAATGTGTTCATCTATATGACTGGTCACGGTGGCAACGAGTTCCTCAAGTTTCAGGACGCCGAGGAGATCGGCGCATTCGACATTGCCCACGCGTTTGCGCAAATGTGggaaaagaagagataCAATGAGTTGTTTTTCATGATTGACACCTGCCAGGCGAACACCATGTACTCGCGGTTCTACAGCCCCAATATTCTGGCTGTGGGATCGTCCAAGTACGATGAGTCGTCGTACTCGCACCACGCTGATGTCGATGTTGGAGTCGCCGTCATTGACCGGTTCACATACTACAACCTCGAGTTCCTGGAACAGATGGACCAGACGTCCAACGTGACGCTACAGGCTCTGTTTGAGTCGTACGACCCTGTGGTGATCCATTCGGAGCCGGGAATCCGAACCGACCTGTTCAAGCGGGATCTCGACAAGGTGAAGATCACCGACTTTCTTGGATCTGTCCAGCGAGTGACGGTGGACACAGATGAGCCCCAGGCCAGTATTCTGGATAACATCAAGCCCGCGGAGGTGGTGATTGACAAGGGCTTTGAGGGATTCCCCAAGCTCAACCTGGACGACATCCCCATCAAGGAGACGCTCACTACAGTGTCTCGAATCGCCATTCCTCTGGCAGCGGCGTATCTGACGAGACGGTTTCAGACAAAGTGGAGTGTCGACAAATAG
- a CDS encoding uncharacterized protein (Compare to YALI0F07755g, weakly similar to DEHA0F27797g Debaryomyces hansenii), producing the protein MADQIEDVLELSHNLQDVTSELSQQIKMIDFKGVAQLPPLEQAQFYSKLAYVTNSAMFAFILASGGDPKTHPIMKDLDRVKTYMGKVAHAEGKPGPARKDERNTKVDVPAAKRIIFAQTERAISADSIKEPETTSDAAEAFLKDVTKSASKKDKKDKKDKKDKNGSKDKTEEKTQKSAKKDKAKVVKPKKAKKN; encoded by the coding sequence ATGGCAGACCAGATCGAAGAtgtgctggagctgtccCACAACCTCCAGGATGTCACGTCGGAGCTGTCTCAACAGATCAAGATGATTGATTTCAAGGGGGTGGCCCAGCTACCACCCCTGGAGCAGGCCCAGTTTTATTCCAAGCTGGCCTACGTGACCAACTCGGCCATGTTCGCCTTCATTCTGGCGTCTGGAGGCGATCCCAAGACCCACCCTATCATGAAGGATCTGGACAGGGTCAAGACATACATGGGCAAGGTTGCACATGCTGAAGGCAAACCTGGACCAGCTCGAAAGGACGAGAGAAACACAAAGGTGGACGTTCCTGCAGCAAAACGAATTATTTTTGCCCAGACGGAGCGGGCCATTTCAGCGGactccatcaaggagcCTGAGACTACCAGTGACGCGGCCGAGGCGTTCCTCAAGGACGTGACCAAGTCGGCGAGTaaaaaggacaagaaggacaagaaggacaagaaggataaAAACGGATCCAAGGATAAGacggaggagaagacacaGAAGAGCGCCAAGAAGGATAAGGCAAAGGTGGTCAAGCCtaagaaggccaagaagaactgA